One segment of Vicia villosa cultivar HV-30 ecotype Madison, WI unplaced genomic scaffold, Vvil1.0 ctg.001287F_1_1, whole genome shotgun sequence DNA contains the following:
- the LOC131634392 gene encoding syntaxin-121-like, whose product MNNLFTNSFSRFHSEEVSSPDRHHVIEMTDAGSPGTGTRVNLDKFFDDVEGVKDDLKELEQISQKLNKSHEQSKTVHDAKGVKELRSRMDEDVSVALKKAKMVKLKLEALERSNAANRNLPGCGPGSSSDRTRSSVVNGLKKKLRDSMETFNRLREVISSEYRETVQRRYFTVTGENPDDKTLDLLISTGESETFLQKAIQEQGRGQIIDTINEIQERHDAVKELEKNLLALHQVFLDMTVLVQFQGEQLDDIESHVARASSFVHTGTEHLVTARKHQRNTRKWTCYLIILLLIIVLIVVLAVVKPWQHNGGGGDSQPAPAQTTPSPPPPSPPATT is encoded by the exons atgaacaatcTATTCACCAATTCATTCTCCCGCTTCCACAGCGAGGAAGTATCCTCGCCGGATCGCCACCACGTCATCGAGATGACAGACGCCGGAAGTCCCGGCACCGGCACCCGAGTAAACCTCGACAAATTCTTCGACGACGTCGAAGGCGTCAAAGACGATCTAAAAGAGCTCGAACAAATCTCACAAAAACTAAACAAGAGTCACGAACAGAGCAAAACGGTTCACGATGCTAAGGGAGTGAAAGAGCTACGTTCTCGTATGGACGAAGACGTTTCGGTGGCGTTGAAGAAAGCGAAGATGGTGAAGCTGAAATTGGAGGCGCTGGAACGATCTAATGCTGCGAACCGGAATTTGCCTGGGTGTGGACCGGGTTCGTCTTCAGACCGGACGAGGAGTTCTGTGGTCAACGGTTTGAAGAAGAAGCTTAGGGATTCTATGGAGACGTTTAACCGTCTCCGTGAAGTTATCTCTTCGGAATATAGAGAGACTGTTCAACGGCGTTACTTCACCGTTACCGGCGAGAATCCCGATGATAAGACGCTTGATCTGTTGATCTCCACtg GTGAGAGTGAGACTTTTCTTCAGAAAGCCATTCAAGAACAAGGCAGGGGGCAAATTATTGACACAATCAATGAGATTCAAGAGAGGCATGATGCTGTGAAAGAGTTGGAGAAGAATCTACTGGCGTTGCACCAAGTGTTTCTCGACATGACGGTATTGGTACAATTTCAAGGTGAGCAGTTGGATGATATTGAGAGCCATGTGGCAAGGGCGAGCTCGTTTGTGCATACTGGAACTGAACATTTAGTGACTGCAAGGAAGCACCAGAGAAACACAAGGAAATGGACCTGTTATCTGATTATACTTCTTCTGATCATTGTTTTGATTGTTGTTCTTGCCGTTGTGAAACCGTGGCAACATAATGGCGGCGGTGGGGATAGTCAGCCTGCTCCAGCGCAGACAACCCCATCTCCTCCCCCTCCTTCGCCTCCGGCTACTACTTAA